From the genome of Vicinamibacteria bacterium:
GGAGGCCGGAGTTGATGCAGTTGGAGAGGGTGAAGTCGATGATTCGGTAGGGGCCGCCGAAGGGCACCGCCGGCTTGGCCCGGTCCCGGGTCAGCGGATAGAGGCGCTCCCCCGCTCCCCCGGCCAGGAGCACCGCCACCACGTCGCGGAGGAGAAGGACGTTCATAGGCCTGCCGCCGGCCTCGCACCCCCCGTCCCCTTCGCGGCCCCCCGCCCCCACCGGCGGTCGAGGCGGTCGCTCACAGGCGCGTCCGGAGGATGACCCGCGCGGGCGAGCCGTCGCCGCCGACGATCCGCAGGGGAAGGCACGCCATCTCGTATTCGCCCGCGGGCACCTCCGAGAGGTCGAGGCCCTCCACGATGACCACCCCCGCCCCCAGCAGGACCTGGTGGACCGGAAAATCGGCGGCCCCCGAGCGGTCGAGGGAGAGGTAGTCGAACCCGACGAGCTTAATCCCGGCCTGGGCGAGATAGAGGGCGGCGTCCCGGGAGAGGTAGACGTGGTCCTCCTGGAAGGCGGGCTGGCGCAGCTGCCCCGACATCCGCGTCTTTAGGAGGACCCGAATATCGTCCCGCAGGTCCTGGGCCTCCAGGTCCGCCCGCTCGATCCTCTCCCGCACCGAGAGCTCGACCACTCGCGCCTTGCCCATCAGGATCTCGAGGGGAAGCCGGTCCACCGCGTCCCCGTCGATCAGGAAGTGATAAGGGGCGTCGACGTGGGTCCCGGAGTGGGTCCCGATCACGATCCGGGCCGCGTTGAAGGGATCGCCCTTCGCGAGCTCGTGCGTGAACTCGAGCTCGAAGCGGGCATCGCCCGGATAGGTGGGGCCCTCGCGCACGAGGGGCACGGTCACGTCGAAGATCCTGTTCATGGGTATCCCGGAAGGAGACCACGGCTTTATAGCACACGAGAGCGCTCCCTTGCCATGAAGCGCGCGTACCCTTTTGCGCCGAGGCGGTGCTCAAGACGTCTTCGAAACGCTCGACGCCCCGACGCTTCTCGGACTGCGGTGCGGGCGCGAGGGGAGCCCGGTC
Proteins encoded in this window:
- a CDS encoding cyclase family protein, yielding MNRIFDVTVPLVREGPTYPGDARFELEFTHELAKGDPFNAARIVIGTHSGTHVDAPYHFLIDGDAVDRLPLEILMGKARVVELSVRERIERADLEAQDLRDDIRVLLKTRMSGQLRQPAFQEDHVYLSRDAALYLAQAGIKLVGFDYLSLDRSGAADFPVHQVLLGAGVVIVEGLDLSEVPAGEYEMACLPLRIVGGDGSPARVILRTRL